GAGATTCGTCACCGGCAAAATTCCCGGGACGATCGGAATTTCGATCCCCAGATTGCGGCACGCGTCGCGGAAGCGGAAATAATCGTCGTTGTTGTAAAAGAGCTGCGTGATGATCGCGTCGGCGCCGGCGTCGACCTTCCGCTTGAGGTTTTCCAAGTCGACCGCCAAGCTCACCGCTTCCTGATGCTTCTCGGGGTAGCCCCCCACGGCGATCCCCATCTGCGGAAAGTCGCGGCGAATGAAGTCGACCAGTTCGTTGGCGTAGGAGAAGCCCCCGGCGGTTGGCTTGAACTCCGTCTCACCCTTCGGCGGATCGCCGCGCAGGGCGACGACGTTTTCGACGCCGCGTTCCAACGCCCGCGCGAGATACGCCCCAATCTCCGGCTCAGTCAGTCCCACGCAGGTAAGATGGGTCGCCACGGGCAACCCAAACTTCTCGCGCACCCCGGAAATGACGTCGAGCGTCCGATCTTGCGTCGAGCCCCCCGCCCCGTAGGTGCAGGTGATATAGCTCGGCTCGAACTTCACCAGCGCGTCGACGTGCTGGAACAAGCTCGTCATCCCCTCGGCCGTCTTGGGAGGGAAGAGCTCGA
This sequence is a window from Lacipirellula parvula. Protein-coding genes within it:
- the metF gene encoding methylenetetrahydrofolate reductase [NAD(P)H], which gives rise to MTIRDAYGSDRFGLSFELFPPKTAEGMTSLFQHVDALVKFEPSYITCTYGAGGSTQDRTLDVISGVREKFGLPVATHLTCVGLTEPEIGAYLARALERGVENVVALRGDPPKGETEFKPTAGGFSYANELVDFIRRDFPQMGIAVGGYPEKHQEAVSLAVDLENLKRKVDAGADAIITQLFYNNDDYFRFRDACRNLGIEIPIVPGILPVTNLAQIQRIASLCGAKLPPRFVAALEQHADDPAGQFSAGVDFAIEQALGLLEGDIPGIHFYVLNKSEATSRVLSALPQFAED